A window of Xylanibacillus composti genomic DNA:
AAGCCGTAATCATGAATACATTGCCCGCCTTCAGCGCGTCACTGGTTGACAGTGTAGTCGTCGTTGCATCCTGGTTGATATAACCTGCCTGGAAGAATTCGCGTACCAAGTCCAAATGATTTCTGTAACGATCAAATTCATAGCGCGGCTTCACCGTTGTGCTCTCCTCATCCTTCAGGATGACGCCGGGAATGTTGGAGTCGCCGAGAGGATCATACAGTCCGATATAATCAGAGTTGAAGTTCTCGCCTTCCCGCATGAACAATGGGATCATTTCCGGCAATTCTTCCTTCACTGTCTTCAGAATCGGTCGAAGGTCTTCGAGAGACTGAACCGAGTCCATATCCAAACCAAGCTCTTCCGCAATATCCGATCTGTACACTACGCCGCCGGAAGCCGCAAGCTCCTTATTCGTCGGGATGCCGAAGTTCTTGCCGTTAATCTTGGAGCCCGTCAGGAATGCCGGATCCAGGGAGGCCACAATCTCCTGGCCCGCTTCCGTGTTAGCCAGCAAGTCGTCCAGTTCCAGGAAAGCGCCCTTCGCGACATTCACCACATAGTTGCTCCATTGCGCAGTGAAGTAAATGTCCACTGGCTCGCGGGAGGCGATCATCAAGTTAACCTTCTGATCCCATTGCCCCCATTCAATCGGTTCAATCGTGATGGTGGCATTGATTTTTTCTTTCAAATACGCATTGATCTCAGCCATGACTTTGTCATGATCCCTTTGCTTTGTTCCAGGGTACACCATATGAAGCTCATACGGTTCCAGCTCGCTGGCTGCAACGTTTCCGCCATTATTAGCCTCTGAGGCATTGTTACCGCCTTCTGACGTGTTACTGTTATTGCCGCCGCCACATGCTGCCAGCACAAGCGACATGGCGAATACGACAATAAGCAACGTCAACAGACTCTTCTTTGCTTTTTTCATCATACTCTTCTTGACCCTCCATTTAGTTTTTTTACTGTACCATTCGGCATTTCGGATTGCCGCAGGAGCTCTCGCATACGAAATGCCCCTTCTCAAACCTATTCTATGTTGTTCCAATCCTTGAAACTACTTACGAAAACAACGAAACATTTGCTAGACCAACTCAAAAAATGAACTATGGCTTACCGGGAACGGCGCAAGATGATCTCGGCGTGTCGCTTTCGCTCCTCTTCATCGGTAGTCCGGCATGCAACGTCTCCGCATATCCGGTGGATCATCATCGCTTCGGACCGAACGAAGCGCCGCAGTTTGTCGTTACAGCTACGGAGAACATGACGCGCCTAACCATTTTCTCAAAATATTCTCCTCCTTATGACCCAATTGTAGCTTCACAACTCTATGATTCGTTCATTCTAGCATTGGCAGGGAGAGAATAGATTTAAAGGATCTTTAAAGAAAAGGCGTCTATGCGGATCTTGTGGAAGGAAATGCGCAGAACGAGAAAGCAGCGCCGCGCCGGCGCTGCTTCATGTCGATTAGTTGCGCTTCGAATAATACCACACCGCCGTGGCAATTTCCTTTCATGTTATCCTCCCTTCTTTAGACGCAAGTACGTATGGTGGAATATGCCTCTCCATCAAGCCGGGGCTTGTCCGCCAGCTGGTTGTCCGTCCATTCAATCGCGCCTCCCTACTTTCGCCTATCTATGTGACATGCAGCCCTATTCTCAGACGCCGAATGTGCGGATTTAATCATTCAAGCTATCTCTAATTGCCAGTCCCCATCACTGCAATCAACTCATTCAAAAATGGTATGCAATCCCCGCCATCCGAAGGCTTGTGCTTACCCGAGCGCAGCTGCTGTCTTCGTGATCGCCTGCTCGACGAGCTCGCCCTTGAGCAGTTCAGTTATTGCTTGACCAATGGGCACGGTCGGATTTTTTTTGTAATATTTTCCTACAGGAATAAAGATGCCAATATTGAATAGACCTAAAATAA
This region includes:
- a CDS encoding ABC transporter substrate-binding protein, with the protein product MMKKAKKSLLTLLIVVFAMSLVLAACGGGNNSNTSEGGNNASEANNGGNVAASELEPYELHMVYPGTKQRDHDKVMAEINAYLKEKINATITIEPIEWGQWDQKVNLMIASREPVDIYFTAQWSNYVVNVAKGAFLELDDLLANTEAGQEIVASLDPAFLTGSKINGKNFGIPTNKELAASGGVVYRSDIAEELGLDMDSVQSLEDLRPILKTVKEELPEMIPLFMREGENFNSDYIGLYDPLGDSNIPGVILKDEESTTVKPRYEFDRYRNHLDLVREFFQAGYINQDATTTTLSTSDALKAGNVFMITASLKPGKDDELASTLGLNGKLKQIELTPKTIATSETAGSMLAISQSSENPERALMFVNLLHTDKYLNNLLNFGIEGEHYTRDGEVISATEQTANYSPASAWMFGNQFLNYLWDTEDPQKWEQFKSFNDEGINSPGLGFTFDGEAVKTQIAALVNIRTEYDGALNVGAVDPDEVLPRYIEKMKAAGLDDVLAEKQRQFDEFLANQ